The DNA sequence TCCGGCGTCAGCTACGTGCTGGAAAACCGGCGCGCCATGGCGAAGGGCCTGCCTGAGGCATTCGGCCAGCAGCTCATCCGGCCCGTGGAAGAGTACCCGCGGCGGCTGCTCTCGGCCCTGCGCAAAACCGCGCCCGCCGGCGTGGACGATCCCACCGTCGTCGTCCTGACCCCCGGCGTGTTCAACAGCGCCTACTTCGAGCACACCCTGCTGGCCGGCCTCATGGGCGTGGAACTGGTGGAGGGCCGGGACCTCATCTGCCGTGGAAACCGCGTGTACATGCGCACCACGGCCGGCGAGCAGCGCGTGGACGTCATCTACAAGCGGATCGACGACGACTTCCTGGACCCGCTGCAGTTCCGGTCCGACTCGATGCTTGGCTGCCCCGGGCTGGTCAACGCCGCCCGTGCCGGCGGTGTCACCATCGCCAACGCGGTGGGCAATGGCGTGGCAGACGACAAACTGGTTTACAGTTACGTGCCTGACCTGATCCGCTACTACCTCAGCGAGGAGCCCATTATCGCCAATGTGGACACCTTCCGCCTCGAGGAGAAGGAGGCCCGGGAGTATACCCTGGACAACCTGGCGGAACTGGTGGTCAAGCCGGTGGACGGCTCCGGCGGCAAGGGCCTGGTCATTGGCCCGGATGCCTCCAGGGACGAGTTGGACGCCCTCCGCCAGCGGATCATCTCCGATCCGCGCGGCTGGATCGCCCAGCCGGTGCTGCAGCTCTCCACGGTTCCCACCCTGGGTGGTGACAAGTTCGGTCCGCGCCACGTGGACCTGCGGCCCTTCGCCGTGAACGACGGCGACGACGTCTGGGTGCTCCCGGGCGGCCTGACCCGTGTTGCGCTGAAGGAAGGGTCCCTGATTGTGAACTCCAGCCAGGGCGGTGGATCCAAGGACACCTGGGTCCTTGCCGACTCTCCCCAGATGCCGGTGGAGACCGTTCCGCGCCAGTCCGTCACGGTCCGGGAACGCGTCTCGGTGTGGCCGGTGGAAAGCAACTGGCGCGACCGCCAGTCGGAGCAGCAGCAGTGAGCCCGGCACGTGTAGACGTCGCCGCCGTCGCACCTTTCTTTGACAACGTTCCGGGCGCGCAGGAGGTAGCCGCGAATGCTTAGCCGTATTGCCGAGTCCCTTTTTTGGATCGGCCGCTATGTGGAGCGGGCGGACGGTACCGCCCGCATTTTGGATGTCCACCTGGAACGCCTGAACCACCTCCCCATGGAGGAGCGGAAGAGCGTGGCGCAGGAGCTCCTGGCCGTCATGGGCGCCAAGCCGCAGAGCGAGGATTTCGGGCTGCCGGAACTGCTTCACGCCCTGGCCTATGACAAGACCAGCGCCACGTCCATTGCCGGTTCCCTGGGTGCCGCCCGTGAGAACGCCCGCCGTGCCCGCGAGACTGTGTCCTCCGGGCTGTGGGAAAGCCTGAACACCACCTACTACGGGCTGAGCCAGCACCGCAAGGACGTGGTGGGCACCTACCGGTTCTGCAACTGGACCCTGGAGCGCACAGCCATGGTCAGCGGCCTTGCCGACACCACCGTGAGCCACGACGAGAGCTGGCTCTTCCTGGTCCTGGGCCGTTCGCTGGAACGTGCCGACATGACGGCCCGGATGCTCTCCACCAGGGACGTCCTCTCCGCAGGCATGTCCTGGGTGAACATGCTCCGGTGCGCCGGCGCGTACGAATCCTTCCTCCGCACCCGCCGCGCTGCGTTCGGAGACCAGCACGCTGCGGAGTTCCTGCTCCTGGACCGGCTGTTCCCGCGGTCCATCGTCTATGCCCTGCGGGACGCGGACGAATGCCTGGCCAAACTCGACCCGTCCGCCCAGCGCGTGGGTTTCATCAACGATGCCCGCCGGATCGTGGGCCAGGCCCGGACCTTCCTCGAGTTCCACCGCACGGACGACCTCATGTCCGAACTGCCGGAGCACATGGAGCGGGTGCAGAAGGCGGTGTCCCAGGCCTCGGACGCCATTTCCCGTAAGTACTTCAATCAGGCGGATGAACTTGCCTGGGTGGGAGAAGTGTCATGACCCGGCTGAGCATCGTCCACAGGACGGCCTACAAGTACAACAAGCGGGTAACGCTGTCCTACAACGAGGCACGGATGACCCCGCTGACGGATTCACAGCAGGTGGTCCTGGAGTCCGTGGTGAAGGTCTCCCCGTCGCAGGCGGCAGTGAGCACCTACCGCGACTACTGGGGGACAAGGGTCACGGCCTTTGACATGCAGATGCCGCACGAAAACCTTGAGGTGGTCTCCAACATCACCGTCGAGGTGCACCGGGCGGAAAAGATCCCCGCGGAGGCAGACATCGTGGGCTGGGATGAACTGGCATCGCCGGAGACGCTTGATGCGTTCAGCGACTGGCTGCCGCAGTCCCGGCTGAGCGGTCCCGGCGACGAGGTCCTGGGCATCATCCCCGGCGTCGTGGCAGGGAAGAATCCGCACGAGGCTGCCATGGCGGTCTTTGCCTGGATGCGCGGGGAGATGACCTACATGTCCGGGTCCACTGCCGTCACCACCAACGCGGAGGAAGCCTGGGGCCAGCGCAAGGGGGTGTGCCAGGACCTGGCGCACCTGGCCATCGGTGCACTGCGCAGCTGCGGCATTCCGGCGCGCTATGTCTCCGGCTACCTGCACCCGCGCTCCAGCGCCGGAATCGGTGAGACCGTGGCCGGGCAGTCGCACGCGTGGCTTGAATGGTGGGACGGGGACTGGCGCAGCTGGGACCCCACCAACCACAAACCCGCCGGTGACTTCCATGTCACTGTGGCCAGGGGCCGCGACTACCGGGATGTGCCCCCGCTGAAGGGCATCCTGTCCGGCGGCGGCGGCTCCGCCCTGAAAGTCAGCGTGGAGATCACCCAGCTCGCCTGACGCGCCAGGTTCCCCGGCCTCCGTGGCCGGGGAACCCGCCGTCGGCCTATTCCTGGGACGCTTTGGCGGAGCCGCTGATCTGCGTCCACCACGTCATCGGATCGGTGACCTTGAAGCGGCGGCCCGTGACGCTGTCCGGGGTGATGCGCACGAACGCGTCCTTCCGTCCTGCCTGCCAGGGGAAGAGGTACAGCCGGGAAGTCTCCAGCACTTCCTCAGTGCTCTTGACCAGGGCAGCGGTGCCCTTGATGACCACGCTCCACGCCAGGCCCGTGCCAGGGTCCACGCCGTCCGCCTCCACCGCCACGGGGGCGTCGCCGGAGGCCGCCGACAGCTTGGTTCCCTGGCTGGTGCGGAAGACCAGCGTGCCGCCGTCCACGGTGAAGTTCACCGGGAAGATGTCCGGCCGGCCCTCTACGAGGACCGCCAGCCTGCCCACGGACACCGTCCGCAGCAACGCCCAGCATTCGTGGTGTTCGAGATTCTGCACTTGGGTGGATGACTCGTTGCTCATGCCGTGAGCATACCCGCATCACCAGGGGCTGGGCTTGTAATCCTTCAGGAAGACGCCATACTGGTCCTCGCCCTTTTCACCCATGACGATCGGATCGTAGACCCGCGCCGCACCGTCCACCAGGTCGAGGGGCGCGTGGAAGCCTTCCTCCATGAGCCGGACCTTGGTGAAGTGCGGGCGCTCGTCCGTGATCCAGCCGGTATCCACCGCCGTCATCAGGATGCCGTCCGCGTCCAGCATCTCCTGGGCGCTGGTGCGGGTCATCATGTTCAGCGCCGCCTTGGCCATATTGGTGTGCGGGTGGCCGGGGCCTTTGTAGGCGCGGGAGAACTGTCCCTCCATGGCGGAGACGTTCACGATGTACTTGCGCCTCGCCGTGGACCGCTTCATGGCGCCCCGGAGCCGGCTGACCAGCAGGAAGGGGGCGGTGACGTTGCAGAGCTGCACCTCGAGCATCTCCAGGGGATCCACTTCGTCCAGCACCTGCGTCCAGCTGTTGATCGTGGCAAGGTCCGGGACCAGGCCACCCGCGTCAATCGCGGTTCCGGAGGCGATACGTTCGAGTGACGCAGACCCGGTGGACAGCGCCAGAGAGGTGATCGCGTCGCCGGCCAGGACCGGGTGTTCGGTGACGCTGCCGGCAAGGGCCAAGGGGTGCTTGTCATGGGCGTGGCCGAACGTCAGGAGCTCAGGGCCGCCGTTGGCCTGCTCCAGGGCCGCCGGAAGCGGCTCGTCCTCTGCGTCCACCAGCGGCTTGTAGGCGTTGCCGGAGCGGCGCACGGTCTGGGCCGCGTTGTTGATGATGATGTCCAGCGGGCCGGCCTGGTCGAGTGAGTCAGTCAAGGCCATGACCTGGGCGGGATCACGCAGGTCGATCCCCACGATGCGGAGCCGGTGCAGCCAGTCCCCGCTGTCTTCCATCGCCGCGAAGCGCCGGGCAGCGTCCTTGGGGAAGCGGGTGGTGATGGTGGTGTGGGCTCCGTCGCGCAGCAGCCGGAGTGCGATGTACATCCCGATCTTGGCCCGCCCTCCGGTCAGCAGGGCCCGGCGGCCGGTGAGGTCGGTCCGGGCGTCACGCTTGCTGTGGCTGAAGGCCGCGCATTCCGGGCACAGCTGGTGATAGAAGGCATCCACCTGGGTGTAGTGCTGCTTGCAGATGTAGCAGGGGCGGGACCGGAGGAGGTGTCCGGCGATCTTTCCGGTGGCGGATGGTGCCAGCTTGTTGCCGCGGGTCTCGTCATCGATCCGGTCCGGGGCGGCGGTGGCGGTCTGGGCAATCACTGCGCGGTCAGCCTCGGCGATGGAATCACGCTTCGTGACCCTGCGGTGGCGCTTGACGGCCTTGAACATCTTTCCCGTGGCGCGGCGCACCGCGACATAGTCCGGGTGCTCCTCGTCGTAGGCATGGATGGTGTTCAGGACCTTGAGGCAGGCCTGGATGTCCTCAGGGGTCAGATCGGGGGAGCTCATTGGGAAAATTTTACAGCGTACGCCGCAGGCCGCGGCACCATGGGTGGCGCCCCGGCCTGCGGGTGGTGTGGGGTATGGCTACCTGCGGATCACCGCAGCCGGGCGGCCGGTGCGGCCTCAGCCGCGGCGGCGGCATGCGTGCCGGCCACCTTGTCCGCAGCCTCGCGGACGCCGGCGTACTGCTCCGCAGCGGCCTTGATGGCGTTCGGCAGGACGCTCAGGTGGCTGGCGGCGAGCTTGCGTTCCTCCTCGCCCGGTTCCGGGACTTCCTGGCCCTTGGCCAGGACGGTGATGCCGGACTCGGTGACCTTGAACCCGCGCGCCCTGTCCAGGTCAGGGTCCAGGCCGATGGCCGCACCGGCAGGGACCTTGACGTTCTTGTCCAGGATGGCGCGGTTGATGACTGCCCCTTCACCCACCTGCACTTTGTCCATCAGGACAGAATCGATGACCCGGGCGCTGGTTGCGACGTAGACGTCGTTGGACAGTACTGAGCCCTCCACCACGCCACCGGAAATCACTACGCCGTTGGCCACGATGGAGTCCAGCGCCGTGCCGACGGTATTGTTCTTGCCCCGGACGAACTTGGCCGGCGGGGAAATGCTCTGCCGGGTGTAGATGGGCCACTCGGAGTTGTAGAGGTTGAAGACCGGCAGCGGGGAGATGAGGTCCATGTGGGCGTCATAGAAGGAGTCGATGGTGCCCACGTCGCGCCAGTAGGTGCGGTCCCGCTCGGTGGAGCCCGGGATGTCGTTGAGCGTGAAGTCGTAGACGCCGGCCTCGCCCCTGTTGACGAAGTAGGGGATGATGTCCCCGCCCATGTCGTGCTTGGTGTCCAGGCGTTCGGCGTCCACGTGCAGCGCGGCCACCAGAGCGTCGGCGTCGAACACGTAGTTGCCCATGGAAGCCAGGAACTGGGAGGGGTCGGCAGCGAGCCCGGGCGTGCTGGAGGGCTTCTCCACGAACGCGGCGATCTTCTGGGAGTCGTTCTGGTCCACTTCGATCACGCCGAACTGGTCGGCCATGTGCAGCGGCTGCCGGACGGCCGCCACGGTGGCCTTGGCGCCGCTCCGGACGTGCTGGTCCACCATCTGGGCGAAGTCCATGCGGTACACGTGGTCCGCGCCCACCACGACGACGATGTCCGGGTTGGCGTCATGGATCAGGTTCAGGGACTGGTAGATGGCGTTGGCGCTGCCCAGGAACCAGCTCTTGCCGACGCGCTGCTGTGCGGGGACGGAGGCGACGTAGTTGCCGAGCTGGGTGGACATCCGCCATGCTTCGGAAATATGCCGGTCGAGGCTATGGGATTTGTATTGGGTGAGGACCACAATCTGCAGGTAACGCGAATTCACCAGGTTGGAAATCGCAAAATCGATCAGGCGGTAACTGCCGGCGAAGGGCACGGCGGGCTTGGCCCGGTCTGCCGTCAGTGGCATCAGTCTGTTTCCCTCGCCACCTGCGAGGACAATGGCCAGGACTTTTTTGGTCAACGGCATAATGGTCGCTCCTGTACGCCTTCGTAACTCCCCAAGACAGTCCGGTAGGCCCGGACTCCTTCACACTAGAACAGTTATCCGTGAACGACTACCTTGGGTCTTGTGCGAATAGACATTGTGACTAAAGAGTTCCCGCCGGAGATCTACGGTGGCGCCGGGGTGCATGTAGCCGAATTGAGCAGGGTGCTTAGTAAGCATGTTGACCTGCAGGTTCGCGCTTTCGGTGCTCCCCGCGATGCTGACTACCACGGAGCAACCGTGACCTCCTACCAGATTCCCGAGGATCTGGGCGGGGCCAATGCCGCGGTGCAGACCCTGGGTGTGGACCTGCGCATTGTGCCGGATGTCCAGGGCGCCGACCTGGTCCATTCGCATACCTGGTACGCCAACATGGCCGGCCACCTGGCCTCCCTGCTGCACGGAATTCCGCACGTTCTCAGTGCCCACAGCCTCGAGCCGCTGCGGCCCTGGAAGGCCGAGCAGCTGGGCGGCGGCTACGCCCTCTCCTCCTGGGTGGAGAAGACGGCCTACGAGGCCGCGGCGGCGATCATCGCCGTGTCCGAGGGCATGCGCCAGGACATCCTGCGCAGCTACCCCAACGTTGACCCGGACAAGGTCCGCGTGGTCCACAACGGCATCGACGTGGAGCTGTGGCAGCGTGATGAAAACGACGACGCCGTCCGCGCCCTGGGCATCGACCCCGCCAAACCGAGCGTCGTCTTTGTGGGAAGAAACACACGCCAAAAGGGCGTTCCCTACCTCCTGCGGGCGGCAGCGAAACTTCCGGCTGACGTCCAGCTGGTCCTGTGCCTGGGCGCTGCGGACACCCCGGAACTGGCGGCCGAAACCGCCGCGCTCATCGAGGAACTGCAGAAGCAGCGCACGGGCGTAGTGCTGATTGAACGGATGCTGCCGCGCCACGAACTGATCCAGGTCCTCAGCCACGCCACGGCCTTCGCCTGCCCGTCCATCTATGAGCCGCTTGGCATCGTCAACCTGGAAGCCATGGCCTGCGGCGCCGCGGTGGTGGCCAGCGCCACCGGCGGGATCCCCGAGGTGGTCCAGCACGGTGAAACCGGCCTGCTGGTGAATCTGGAACAGGTCACCGATGGCACCGGGACGCCCCTGGACCCGGAGAAGTTTGTCGCGGAGTTCGCAGCCGCCCTGACCGAAGTGGTGTCCGATCCCGCACGTGCCCGGGCCATGGGGAAGGCAGGCCGCGAGCGCGCCGAAAAGCACTTCTCGTGGGAATCAATCACGGAAACCACCCTTGAGGTGTACCGCTCGGTGCTGCCTGCCGGAGCCTGAGCGTCCCGGCAGTACAAACCACAACGGCGCCGCTCCCTTTGGCAGGGGGCGGCGCCGTCGTTGTTTGTGCCCGGTTCCGGGTGTCCGCCCGGGTCAGGCCTTCCGGCCCGCGGCCCTGGCAATCAGGACCTTCTCGTCAACCGGTTCCTGCCCGCTGGCGCGCTCAGCGCGGAAGTGCGCACGCGCCTCGTCCTGGCGGCTCTTTTCGGCGCCCGTGGCGATGGCCGCCCGGACGTGCTCGTCGCCGTACCCGAAGGCCTCCACGAGGTCCAGGGCGTGCGGGCGGATCTTCTCCAGCAACCTGTTGATGTAGCCGCCAACTGTGCGGGCCCGCTGCATGGAGAGGCGGCCGTTCATGAGGTACCACGACAGGTTCTTCTCAATCAGGGACAGGCCGAAGAGGTCACGCAGCCAGGTAAGGACCGTCCTGGTTTCCGCATCTTCCACCTCGCGGAGGGCGTCCGTGAACGCCTCCCACTGCAGCAGTTCAGCGTGCGCCTGGGCGGCGTCGATGAGTTCATTCTGGTGTCGGTTGAACAGGGCCGCGCCTTTGTCCTGCGACAGACGCTTGCTGCCCTTCAAAG is a window from the Arthrobacter sp. NicSoilC5 genome containing:
- a CDS encoding circularly permuted type 2 ATP-grasp protein, translated to MSDLFQDYSEAAGRTGAYDEMFAPGQQARDSYGQVAEALRKLSLADVSARADSMARTFLDRGVTFDYAGEERPFPLDIVPRVIPAAEWDVLERGVAQRVRALEAFLNDVYDKMTVVSDGVIPRQLVTTSAHFHRQVHGFEPAGGVRVHISGIDVVRDAAGTFRVLEDNVRVPSGVSYVLENRRAMAKGLPEAFGQQLIRPVEEYPRRLLSALRKTAPAGVDDPTVVVLTPGVFNSAYFEHTLLAGLMGVELVEGRDLICRGNRVYMRTTAGEQRVDVIYKRIDDDFLDPLQFRSDSMLGCPGLVNAARAGGVTIANAVGNGVADDKLVYSYVPDLIRYYLSEEPIIANVDTFRLEEKEAREYTLDNLAELVVKPVDGSGGKGLVIGPDASRDELDALRQRIISDPRGWIAQPVLQLSTVPTLGGDKFGPRHVDLRPFAVNDGDDVWVLPGGLTRVALKEGSLIVNSSQGGGSKDTWVLADSPQMPVETVPRQSVTVRERVSVWPVESNWRDRQSEQQQ
- a CDS encoding alpha-E domain-containing protein, whose protein sequence is MLSRIAESLFWIGRYVERADGTARILDVHLERLNHLPMEERKSVAQELLAVMGAKPQSEDFGLPELLHALAYDKTSATSIAGSLGAARENARRARETVSSGLWESLNTTYYGLSQHRKDVVGTYRFCNWTLERTAMVSGLADTTVSHDESWLFLVLGRSLERADMTARMLSTRDVLSAGMSWVNMLRCAGAYESFLRTRRAAFGDQHAAEFLLLDRLFPRSIVYALRDADECLAKLDPSAQRVGFINDARRIVGQARTFLEFHRTDDLMSELPEHMERVQKAVSQASDAISRKYFNQADELAWVGEVS
- a CDS encoding transglutaminase family protein gives rise to the protein MTRLSIVHRTAYKYNKRVTLSYNEARMTPLTDSQQVVLESVVKVSPSQAAVSTYRDYWGTRVTAFDMQMPHENLEVVSNITVEVHRAEKIPAEADIVGWDELASPETLDAFSDWLPQSRLSGPGDEVLGIIPGVVAGKNPHEAAMAVFAWMRGEMTYMSGSTAVTTNAEEAWGQRKGVCQDLAHLAIGALRSCGIPARYVSGYLHPRSSAGIGETVAGQSHAWLEWWDGDWRSWDPTNHKPAGDFHVTVARGRDYRDVPPLKGILSGGGGSALKVSVEITQLA
- a CDS encoding pyridoxamine 5'-phosphate oxidase family protein; this translates as MSNESSTQVQNLEHHECWALLRTVSVGRLAVLVEGRPDIFPVNFTVDGGTLVFRTSQGTKLSAASGDAPVAVEADGVDPGTGLAWSVVIKGTAALVKSTEEVLETSRLYLFPWQAGRKDAFVRITPDSVTGRRFKVTDPMTWWTQISGSAKASQE
- a CDS encoding SDR family NAD(P)-dependent oxidoreductase codes for the protein MSSPDLTPEDIQACLKVLNTIHAYDEEHPDYVAVRRATGKMFKAVKRHRRVTKRDSIAEADRAVIAQTATAAPDRIDDETRGNKLAPSATGKIAGHLLRSRPCYICKQHYTQVDAFYHQLCPECAAFSHSKRDARTDLTGRRALLTGGRAKIGMYIALRLLRDGAHTTITTRFPKDAARRFAAMEDSGDWLHRLRIVGIDLRDPAQVMALTDSLDQAGPLDIIINNAAQTVRRSGNAYKPLVDAEDEPLPAALEQANGGPELLTFGHAHDKHPLALAGSVTEHPVLAGDAITSLALSTGSASLERIASGTAIDAGGLVPDLATINSWTQVLDEVDPLEMLEVQLCNVTAPFLLVSRLRGAMKRSTARRKYIVNVSAMEGQFSRAYKGPGHPHTNMAKAALNMMTRTSAQEMLDADGILMTAVDTGWITDERPHFTKVRLMEEGFHAPLDLVDGAARVYDPIVMGEKGEDQYGVFLKDYKPSPW
- the glgC gene encoding glucose-1-phosphate adenylyltransferase; its protein translation is MPLTKKVLAIVLAGGEGNRLMPLTADRAKPAVPFAGSYRLIDFAISNLVNSRYLQIVVLTQYKSHSLDRHISEAWRMSTQLGNYVASVPAQQRVGKSWFLGSANAIYQSLNLIHDANPDIVVVVGADHVYRMDFAQMVDQHVRSGAKATVAAVRQPLHMADQFGVIEVDQNDSQKIAAFVEKPSSTPGLAADPSQFLASMGNYVFDADALVAALHVDAERLDTKHDMGGDIIPYFVNRGEAGVYDFTLNDIPGSTERDRTYWRDVGTIDSFYDAHMDLISPLPVFNLYNSEWPIYTRQSISPPAKFVRGKNNTVGTALDSIVANGVVISGGVVEGSVLSNDVYVATSARVIDSVLMDKVQVGEGAVINRAILDKNVKVPAGAAIGLDPDLDRARGFKVTESGITVLAKGQEVPEPGEEERKLAASHLSVLPNAIKAAAEQYAGVREAADKVAGTHAAAAAEAAPAARLR
- the glgA gene encoding glycogen synthase, which codes for MRIDIVTKEFPPEIYGGAGVHVAELSRVLSKHVDLQVRAFGAPRDADYHGATVTSYQIPEDLGGANAAVQTLGVDLRIVPDVQGADLVHSHTWYANMAGHLASLLHGIPHVLSAHSLEPLRPWKAEQLGGGYALSSWVEKTAYEAAAAIIAVSEGMRQDILRSYPNVDPDKVRVVHNGIDVELWQRDENDDAVRALGIDPAKPSVVFVGRNTRQKGVPYLLRAAAKLPADVQLVLCLGAADTPELAAETAALIEELQKQRTGVVLIERMLPRHELIQVLSHATAFACPSIYEPLGIVNLEAMACGAAVVASATGGIPEVVQHGETGLLVNLEQVTDGTGTPLDPEKFVAEFAAALTEVVSDPARARAMGKAGRERAEKHFSWESITETTLEVYRSVLPAGA